In a single window of the Abditibacteriota bacterium genome:
- a CDS encoding histidinol-phosphatase: MFSYHNHSVFSDGSAALEQMIISGVNHSLTEVGMSDHFSPLPDGRFPEWSMDKEALDAYFTQLTELRELYADKIIVRRGVEIDYFDDNFQDVLALLGKYSPDYIIGSVHYFGDFPIDECADKWVALSREEADAVTEGYWRKVVALAGAEGVGIMGHLDLCKKFGRFGKTDVSGLIDEALCAIRDTGKAMEINTAGYYKPAREFYPAPDIIRKAAEMEIPLLVNADAHYTAHIRRSFPDALRLLSELGVTRLAGFEEGRLILRDVDY; encoded by the coding sequence ATGTTCAGCTATCACAACCATTCCGTTTTTTCGGACGGCTCCGCCGCTCTCGAGCAAATGATCATCTCGGGAGTGAACCACTCCCTGACCGAGGTCGGCATGTCGGACCACTTTTCCCCGCTGCCGGACGGACGGTTTCCGGAATGGTCCATGGACAAGGAGGCTCTGGACGCCTATTTCACCCAGCTCACCGAGCTGCGGGAGCTGTATGCGGACAAGATCATCGTGCGCCGGGGAGTGGAGATAGACTACTTCGACGACAATTTTCAGGACGTACTGGCTCTTCTGGGCAAATATTCCCCCGACTATATCATCGGCTCGGTGCACTACTTCGGCGATTTTCCCATAGACGAATGCGCCGACAAGTGGGTGGCCCTGTCCCGGGAAGAGGCGGACGCCGTCACCGAGGGCTACTGGCGCAAGGTGGTGGCTCTGGCAGGCGCCGAAGGCGTGGGCATCATGGGGCATCTGGACCTGTGCAAGAAGTTTGGCCGCTTTGGCAAGACCGACGTGTCCGGGCTCATAGATGAGGCCCTCTGCGCCATCAGGGACACGGGCAAGGCCATGGAGATCAACACGGCGGGCTATTACAAGCCGGCCCGGGAGTTCTATCCCGCCCCGGACATCATCAGAAAGGCCGCGGAGATGGAGATACCTCTCCTGGTCAACGCCGACGCCCACTACACCGCCCACATACGCAGAAGCTTTCCCGACGCCCTGCGGCTGCTGTCGGAGCTGGGCGTCACCAGGCTGGCGGGCTTTGAAGAAGGCAGGCTGATCCTGCGCGACGTGGACTATTAG
- a CDS encoding leucine-rich repeat domain-containing protein — translation MRKRDKDFEVKNIEGGKLLTSYNGTSGNPVIPGNINYIGQSAFSYNKTLTEITIPDSVTEICDRAFSWCTSLTEITIPDSVTIIGERAFSWCASLTEITIPDSVTEICESAFSNCASLKKVTIPDSVAFIGNSAFSECTSLTEITIPDSVTEIGDRAFSGCTSLSAITIPDGVTAIGKNAFSGCESLTEITIPDSATEIGEEAFSGCTSLSVITIPDGVTTIGKSAFSKCESLTEIAIPDSVTEIGEEAFFGCNDLMTIKLSDHTVPGCNSFKDVPGFDFSLFVSSGCIKGYNGICPEQLTIPCDVYSIGKSAFSGCASLSAITIPDSVTTIGIGAFSGCASLTGITIPDSVTKIGSDAFEGCASLTGITIPGSVTVIAHRTFLDCPSLKEVNIPDGVKEIGDRAFYGCKSLAEIDIPDSVIRIGDRVFSRCESLHRAKLPCGIKGIGKEVFLWCRSLTGIAIPDSVTKIGDSAFSECRALKAITIPDKVKKIGDEVFSNCWSLTEITIPDSVTKIGVSAFSECRALKAITIPDNAKEIGDKVFSKCWSLTEITIPDSVTKIGDSAFSECKALKAITVPDSVKEIGDGAFYGCESLAGIDIPDSLTEIGSWAFARCKSIQNIRLPDSMTEIKGGTFSECEALTVISIPDGVTEIGGGAFEGCKSLTRIDIPDGMTEIGDEAFMDCESLIDISIPENTNVGNGVLRGVPGAKFSLSVSDGILVSFNGICPKKLTIPDNITEIDDYAFMDCDRLETVTIPKGVTSIGEEAFVRCKSLSEITIPDSVTEIGRAALCYCKSLAEITIPGSVTELCEAVFSGCESLAEVNIPDSVTRIRPFAFCDCTSLTEITIPDSVIEIEHNAFQDCESLSEINIPDSVTKIGEEAFVGCEQLTIRTGNRIAIQFAKKNGIPVEPA, via the coding sequence ATGAGAAAACGTGATAAAGATTTTGAAGTAAAAAATATTGAGGGGGGAAAGCTGTTAACCAGTTACAACGGCACATCAGGCAATCCTGTGATACCCGGCAATATCAATTACATCGGCCAGAGTGCGTTTTCCTACAACAAGACTCTCACCGAGATCACAATCCCCGACAGCGTGACAGAGATCTGTGATAGAGCCTTTTCCTGGTGCACCTCGCTCACCGAGATCACCATCCCCGACAGCGTGACAATAATCGGTGAAAGAGCCTTTTCCTGGTGCGCCTCGCTCACCGAGATCACCATCCCCGATAGTGTGACAGAGATCTGTGAAAGCGCTTTTTCCAATTGCGCTTCTCTCAAAAAGGTCACTATTCCTGACAGTGTAGCTTTCATAGGGAATAGCGCCTTTTCCGAGTGCACTTCTCTCACGGAAATCACCATTCCCGACAGTGTGACAGAGATCGGAGACCGGGCTTTTTCCGGGTGCACATCTCTTTCGGCCATCACTATCCCGGATGGCGTGACCGCCATAGGGAAAAACGCTTTTTCCGGGTGCGAGTCGCTCACCGAGATCACCATTCCCGACAGTGCGACAGAGATCGGAGAGGAGGCCTTTTCCGGTTGCACATCTCTTTCGGTCATCACTATCCCGGATGGCGTGACCACCATAGGGAAAAGCGCCTTTTCCAAGTGCGAGTCGCTCACCGAGATCGCCATTCCCGACAGTGTGACAGAGATCGGAGAGGAGGCTTTTTTCGGCTGCAATGATTTAATGACCATCAAACTGTCAGACCACACAGTACCGGGCTGCAACTCCTTCAAGGATGTTCCCGGCTTTGACTTCTCCCTGTTTGTCAGCAGCGGGTGCATAAAGGGATACAACGGAATATGTCCGGAACAACTGACTATTCCTTGTGACGTGTACAGCATTGGCAAGAGCGCCTTTTCCGGGTGCGCATCTCTTTCGGCCATCACTATCCCGGATAGCGTGACCACCATAGGGATCGGCGCCTTTTCCGGGTGCGCCTCACTCACCGGGATCACCATCCCCGACAGTGTGACAAAGATAGGCAGTGATGCTTTTGAAGGCTGCGCCTCACTCACCGGGATCACCATACCCGGCAGCGTAACTGTCATCGCCCACAGGACTTTTTTGGACTGTCCGTCTCTTAAGGAGGTCAACATCCCTGACGGTGTGAAAGAGATAGGCGACAGAGCCTTTTATGGATGCAAATCTCTCGCTGAGATCGATATCCCTGACAGCGTGATCAGGATCGGCGACAGAGTTTTTTCCAGGTGTGAATCGCTTCACAGGGCCAAACTCCCTTGCGGCATCAAAGGAATTGGCAAGGAAGTCTTTTTATGGTGCCGTTCACTCACCGGGATCGCCATCCCCGACAGTGTGACAAAGATCGGCGACTCTGCTTTTTCCGAGTGCAGGGCTCTTAAGGCTATCACTATCCCCGACAAAGTGAAGAAGATCGGAGACGAAGTATTTTCCAACTGTTGGTCACTCACCGAGATCACCATCCCTGACAGTGTGACAAAGATCGGAGTCTCTGCATTTTCCGAGTGCAGAGCTCTAAAGGCTATCACTATCCCCGACAACGCAAAAGAGATCGGAGACAAAGTCTTTTCCAAGTGTTGGTCACTCACCGAGATCACTATCCCCGACAGTGTGACAAAGATCGGCGACTCTGCTTTTTCCGAGTGCAAGGCTCTAAAGGCTATCACTGTCCCCGACAGCGTAAAAGAGATCGGAGACGGGGCTTTTTACGGCTGCGAATCACTCGCCGGGATCGATATTCCCGACAGCTTGACAGAAATCGGCAGCTGGGCTTTTGCCCGGTGCAAGTCCATTCAAAACATCCGACTGCCCGACAGTATGACGGAAATAAAAGGTGGCACTTTTTCCGAATGCGAAGCGCTCACGGTGATCTCTATCCCCGACGGTGTGACAGAGATAGGCGGCGGGGCTTTTGAAGGATGCAAGTCACTCACCAGGATCGATATTCCGGACGGCATGACAGAGATAGGTGACGAAGCCTTTATGGATTGCGAGTCACTCATAGACATTTCGATCCCTGAAAACACGAATGTGGGCAACGGTGTCCTCAGGGGAGTTCCCGGCGCAAAGTTTTCCCTGTCTGTCAGCGATGGGATTTTAGTGTCCTTCAATGGAATATGCCCGAAAAAACTGACGATCCCTGACAACATAACAGAAATAGACGATTATGCCTTTATGGATTGCGATCGCCTTGAGACTGTCACTATTCCAAAGGGTGTGACCAGCATCGGCGAAGAAGCATTTGTCAGGTGTAAGTCTCTTTCGGAGATCACAATACCCGACAGCGTGACAGAGATAGGCAGAGCCGCCCTTTGCTACTGCAAGTCCCTGGCCGAGATCACCATCCCGGGTAGCGTCACCGAGCTCTGCGAAGCTGTGTTTTCCGGCTGTGAGTCACTTGCCGAGGTCAACATCCCTGACAGCGTGACACGGATCAGACCTTTCGCTTTTTGCGATTGCACCTCTCTCACGGAGATCACCATCCCTGACAGTGTCATTGAGATCGAGCACAACGCTTTTCAAGACTGCGAGTCACTGAGCGAAATCAACATCCCGGATAGTGTGACAAAGATCGGCGAAGAAGCATTTGTCGGGTGTGAGCAGCTCACCATCCGGACCGGCAATCGGATCGCTATACAGTTTGCAAAGAAAAACGGAATACCTGTCGAGCCGGCGTAA
- a CDS encoding type I restriction-modification system subunit M, translating to MTDAPQDRTAIHNAIWSTADELRGSMDGWDFKNYVLGFMFYRFISRFFTDYVNKAQRAAGVADFDYARLDDDTAESGRYLARELGYFILPGELFDNVLKNTHVDQLNERLATVFRNIESSGEGEDSEEGFKGLFDNVNLQNNSLATSARERNEKLQTIMQKIAGMDLGSGDIDAFGDAYEFLMGMYASNAGKSGGEYFTPQQVSKLLALLAADGRDRLRYVYDPACGSGSLLLKLTGSGQSGDAVQVGAFCGQEVNPTTYDLCRMNMILHEVNFTDFHIIRGDTLATPCYDWKTRLGEGFEGFDAIVSNPPYSIKWKGKTNPLYADDPRFSPAGALAPVNYADLAFVMHMLYSLAEDGTAAIVCFPGIMYRGGAEKTIRKYLVEQNFVDAVIGLPDKLFYGTQIATDIMVLKKNRERRDILFIDASAECVPVTNGNLLSPDNIARIYGLYKDRQPAENLCSTVDPEAIKENDWNLSVSNYVEKPDTTEPVDIKALNASLAEIAARSQKLREEIDAIVREIEGE from the coding sequence ATGACGGATGCACCTCAGGACAGAACGGCCATACACAACGCCATCTGGAGCACTGCCGACGAGCTAAGGGGCAGCATGGACGGATGGGATTTCAAGAACTATGTGCTGGGCTTCATGTTCTACCGCTTTATTTCCCGCTTTTTTACCGACTATGTGAACAAGGCGCAACGCGCCGCAGGCGTCGCCGATTTTGACTACGCCCGGCTGGACGACGACACAGCCGAGAGCGGACGCTATCTGGCGAGAGAGCTGGGCTACTTCATACTGCCCGGCGAGCTCTTTGACAACGTGCTGAAAAACACTCACGTTGACCAGCTGAACGAGCGCCTGGCCACCGTGTTCCGCAACATAGAAAGCTCCGGCGAAGGGGAGGACAGCGAGGAAGGCTTCAAGGGCCTGTTTGACAACGTAAATCTCCAAAACAACAGCCTGGCCACCTCCGCCCGGGAACGGAACGAAAAGCTGCAGACTATCATGCAAAAGATAGCCGGCATGGACCTGGGCTCCGGGGACATAGACGCCTTCGGCGACGCCTATGAGTTTCTGATGGGCATGTATGCCTCCAACGCGGGCAAGAGCGGCGGGGAATACTTCACCCCCCAGCAGGTGTCCAAGCTGCTGGCTCTCTTGGCCGCTGACGGCAGGGACAGGCTGCGCTACGTGTACGACCCCGCCTGCGGCTCCGGCTCCCTGCTGCTGAAGCTCACCGGCAGCGGGCAGAGCGGGGACGCCGTGCAGGTAGGCGCCTTTTGCGGACAGGAGGTCAACCCCACCACCTATGACCTGTGCCGCATGAACATGATCCTCCACGAGGTCAACTTCACCGACTTTCACATCATCAGAGGCGACACCCTGGCGACTCCCTGCTACGACTGGAAGACCCGCCTGGGCGAAGGCTTTGAGGGCTTTGATGCCATAGTGTCCAATCCGCCCTATTCCATCAAGTGGAAGGGCAAGACCAATCCTCTCTATGCCGACGATCCCCGCTTTTCACCCGCCGGCGCCCTGGCTCCGGTGAACTATGCGGACCTGGCTTTTGTGATGCACATGCTCTACTCCCTGGCGGAGGACGGGACTGCTGCCATCGTCTGCTTCCCGGGCATCATGTACCGGGGCGGCGCTGAGAAGACCATACGCAAATACCTGGTGGAGCAAAACTTCGTGGACGCGGTGATCGGGCTGCCGGACAAGCTCTTTTACGGCACTCAGATCGCCACGGACATCATGGTGCTGAAAAAGAACAGGGAGCGCAGGGACATACTCTTTATCGACGCCTCCGCCGAGTGCGTGCCCGTCACCAACGGCAATCTGCTCTCCCCTGACAACATAGCCCGCATATACGGCCTGTACAAGGACCGGCAGCCGGCGGAAAACCTGTGCTCTACGGTGGACCCGGAAGCAATAAAAGAAAACGACTGGAATCTGTCCGTCAGCAACTACGTGGAAAAGCCGGACACCACCGAGCCGGTGGACATCAAGGCACTGAACGCAAGCCTGGCGGAGATCGCCGCCAGGTCACAAAAATTGCGGGAAGAGATAGACGCCATAGTCAGGGAGATAGAGGGTGAATAG
- the gyrB gene encoding DNA topoisomerase (ATP-hydrolyzing) subunit B, with amino-acid sequence MSDELLTSPAAEPETEDFTVPEDAEYGAGEIQVLEGLEAVRLRPGMYIGDTTSRGLHHLFTEVVDNSIDEHLAGYCNEITLTLDRDNTVTVEDNGRGIPVEIKEGYGISCVELVLTKLHAGGKFGGGGYKVSGGLHGVGVSAVNALSEWLEVWVRQDGKIYWMRFERGKNVSGPLKVVGDTTVTGTTVKFYADKEIFGDYTYNPELFKSRLRELAFLNKGLSIRFINNMTDDPDKRERVYHYQNGIAEFVEYLNEAKEPLHKVVYFHGEREHVAAELALQYNDSYREDLLTYANNIHTQEGGTHLSGFKTALTRVINQYARKNGFLKEKESNLSGDDVREGLCCVISVKIEQPQFEGQTKTKLGNGEVEGIVNSIVGENLNIFMEENPQAARRIIEKCMITRNAKEAARRAAEIVKRSSAMESTSLPGKLADCIEKDASKCELFLVEGQSAGGSAKTGRDRKYQAVLPLRGKILNVEKARMDRALENEEIKNLVSALGTGIAIGNNGDDEEPDLDIASKKKSPASSFDLSKLRYDRIIIMTDADVDGAHIRTLLLTFFFRYMKPVVETGHIYIAQPPFYKIKKGNDTVLYAKNEEQRDEMIASLKNKKGELIVTRFKGLGEMNAEDLATTTMAMETRALAQVTMEDAIEADNLFSVLLGDVVEPRKRFIENHALEAENIDWHA; translated from the coding sequence ATGTCAGACGAGTTGCTCACCAGTCCTGCTGCCGAACCTGAGACCGAAGACTTCACCGTCCCGGAGGACGCCGAATACGGCGCCGGGGAAATACAGGTCCTCGAGGGGCTTGAGGCAGTTCGCCTGCGTCCCGGCATGTATATCGGCGACACCACCAGCCGGGGCCTGCACCACCTGTTTACCGAGGTGGTGGACAACTCCATCGACGAGCATTTGGCCGGCTACTGCAACGAGATCACCCTCACCCTGGACCGGGACAACACGGTCACCGTGGAGGACAACGGGCGCGGCATCCCGGTGGAGATCAAGGAGGGCTACGGCATCAGCTGTGTGGAGCTGGTGCTGACCAAGCTGCACGCCGGCGGCAAGTTCGGAGGCGGCGGCTACAAGGTGTCCGGCGGTCTCCACGGCGTGGGTGTGTCCGCAGTCAACGCTCTGTCCGAGTGGCTGGAGGTGTGGGTGCGCCAGGACGGTAAGATATACTGGATGCGCTTTGAGAGAGGCAAGAACGTGTCCGGCCCCCTGAAGGTAGTAGGGGACACCACCGTTACCGGCACCACAGTGAAGTTTTACGCCGACAAAGAGATATTCGGCGACTACACCTACAACCCCGAGCTGTTCAAGTCCCGCCTGAGAGAGCTGGCTTTTCTCAACAAGGGCCTGAGTATACGCTTTATCAACAACATGACCGACGACCCGGACAAGCGGGAGCGGGTGTATCACTACCAGAACGGCATCGCCGAATTTGTGGAGTATCTCAACGAGGCCAAGGAGCCCCTGCACAAGGTGGTCTATTTCCACGGCGAGAGAGAGCACGTGGCGGCGGAGCTGGCCCTCCAGTACAACGACAGCTACAGAGAGGACCTGCTGACCTACGCCAACAACATACACACCCAGGAGGGCGGCACCCATCTGTCGGGCTTCAAGACAGCCCTCACCAGAGTCATCAACCAGTATGCCCGCAAGAACGGCTTTTTGAAGGAAAAGGAGAGCAATCTCTCCGGCGACGACGTGCGGGAAGGCCTGTGCTGCGTGATATCCGTCAAGATAGAGCAGCCTCAGTTTGAGGGCCAGACCAAGACCAAGCTGGGCAACGGCGAGGTGGAGGGCATAGTCAACTCCATCGTGGGCGAGAACCTGAACATCTTCATGGAAGAGAATCCCCAGGCTGCCCGCCGCATCATCGAAAAATGCATGATCACCCGCAACGCCAAGGAAGCGGCCCGGAGAGCGGCAGAGATAGTGAAGCGCTCCTCCGCCATGGAGTCCACCAGCCTGCCCGGCAAGCTGGCCGACTGCATCGAGAAGGACGCCTCCAAGTGCGAGCTGTTCCTGGTGGAGGGCCAGTCGGCAGGCGGCAGCGCCAAGACGGGCCGCGACAGGAAATATCAGGCCGTGCTGCCTCTGCGGGGCAAGATACTGAACGTGGAAAAGGCCCGCATGGACAGAGCCCTGGAGAACGAGGAGATCAAGAACCTGGTGTCCGCTCTGGGCACCGGCATAGCCATAGGCAACAACGGGGACGACGAGGAGCCCGACCTGGACATCGCCTCGAAGAAAAAGTCGCCCGCCTCTTCCTTTGATCTCAGCAAGCTGAGATATGACAGGATCATCATCATGACCGATGCCGACGTGGACGGAGCCCATATCCGCACCCTGCTGCTCACCTTCTTCTTCAGATACATGAAGCCGGTGGTGGAGACGGGCCACATCTACATCGCTCAGCCCCCGTTTTACAAGATCAAGAAGGGCAACGACACCGTGCTCTACGCCAAGAACGAGGAGCAGCGGGACGAGATGATCGCCTCCCTCAAGAACAAGAAGGGCGAGCTCATAGTCACCCGCTTCAAGGGCCTGGGCGAGATGAACGCCGAGGACCTGGCCACCACCACCATGGCCATGGAGACCAGAGCCCTGGCCCAGGTGACCATGGAGGACGCCATCGAGGCAGACAATCTGTTCTCGGTGCTGCTGGGCGACGTGGTGGAGCCCAGAAAACGCTTTATCGAAAATCACGCTCTCGAAGCCGAAAACATAGACTGGCACGCATAG
- a CDS encoding DUF2092 domain-containing protein, translated as MKQFFTDNKRLVIILCCILAAAIAAGIVGYLVSEKRKSARKAPEPDITEPLTDEGATEPSFEDALKKYASVKSLSMSTSTRNIVYMDGKVAGDTTVEQSFYFKRPDKMLLKGPDQVLYCDGKKVTAYVTRAKTFTVADYKDNYYPALAEGSPGVNTIGLLSGYDYSLRLVKADYEGDEKVGDYDCHVFLLKIRPEPLKEAVIDQKVWIDKATGVMVRNHYKYAVPGDDQKTELESDSVTSALSVNKDLEDSLFVFIPKKDDKLFDAAAEAKKMAEELKKLEKAQKEAEAKNPLNKKVADFPLRYYVEETVYTTAPPKPEDKDALPALPSLLGDQDKDNPMSLDRSALKSLDPGEGAEESPAEAPSEPAADTAPAPDNEPVAPSPVLQNVAHSTTFYSVSAAKNTVVAFWAYPDSKKFLPMFDAVYKAGKDKYNFVTICLNIAQEEEKALEEFMAEGWEFPIYFMDQDDINKVIDKWVVQGIPTVYLIDDKSVMKQCLFGDDKLTDKTLPEALKAQFK; from the coding sequence ATGAAGCAGTTTTTCACCGACAACAAACGGCTGGTCATCATACTCTGCTGCATACTGGCGGCGGCCATAGCCGCGGGCATAGTGGGATACCTGGTCTCGGAGAAGCGCAAGAGCGCCCGCAAGGCCCCGGAGCCCGATATCACAGAGCCGCTGACGGACGAGGGGGCCACGGAGCCCTCCTTTGAAGACGCCCTGAAAAAATACGCTTCCGTCAAATCCCTGTCCATGTCCACCTCCACCCGCAATATAGTGTATATGGACGGCAAGGTGGCCGGGGACACCACGGTGGAGCAGTCCTTTTATTTCAAGCGCCCGGACAAGATGCTGCTGAAGGGCCCGGACCAGGTGCTCTACTGCGACGGCAAAAAGGTGACCGCCTACGTGACCCGAGCCAAGACCTTCACGGTTGCGGACTACAAGGACAATTATTATCCCGCCCTGGCAGAGGGCTCTCCCGGAGTGAACACCATAGGCCTGCTGTCGGGCTACGACTATTCCCTGAGGCTGGTGAAGGCCGATTATGAGGGGGACGAAAAGGTGGGCGACTACGACTGCCACGTGTTTCTCCTGAAGATCAGGCCCGAGCCCCTGAAGGAAGCCGTCATAGACCAAAAGGTGTGGATAGACAAAGCCACCGGCGTCATGGTGCGCAATCACTACAAATACGCCGTGCCCGGCGACGACCAGAAGACTGAGCTGGAGTCGGACTCTGTGACCAGCGCCCTGTCGGTGAACAAGGACCTGGAGGACAGCCTGTTCGTATTCATCCCCAAGAAGGATGACAAGCTGTTTGACGCCGCCGCCGAGGCCAAGAAGATGGCCGAGGAGCTGAAAAAGCTGGAAAAGGCTCAGAAGGAGGCGGAGGCCAAGAACCCCCTGAACAAGAAGGTGGCGGACTTTCCTCTCAGGTATTACGTGGAGGAGACCGTCTATACCACTGCGCCTCCCAAGCCCGAGGACAAAGACGCTCTCCCGGCCCTGCCGTCTCTCTTGGGAGATCAGGACAAGGACAACCCCATGAGCCTGGACCGCAGCGCCCTGAAGTCTCTGGACCCGGGGGAGGGGGCCGAAGAGAGCCCGGCCGAGGCTCCGTCGGAGCCCGCCGCGGACACTGCGCCTGCTCCCGACAACGAGCCCGTGGCGCCGTCGCCCGTGCTGCAAAACGTGGCCCACAGCACCACCTTTTACAGCGTGTCCGCCGCCAAAAACACTGTGGTGGCCTTTTGGGCCTATCCGGACAGCAAGAAGTTTTTGCCCATGTTTGACGCAGTGTACAAGGCCGGCAAGGACAAGTACAACTTTGTGACCATATGCCTCAACATAGCCCAGGAGGAAGAGAAGGCCCTGGAAGAATTCATGGCCGAGGGCTGGGAGTTCCCCATCTACTTTATGGACCAGGATGACATCAACAAGGTCATAGACAAATGGGTGGTGCAGGGCATCCCCACGGTGTATCTCATAGACGACAAATCGGTGATGAAGCAGTGCCTGTTCGGGGACGACAAGCTCACGGACAAGACGCTGCCGGAGGCCCTGAAGGCCCAGTTCAAATGA